The DNA sequence CAATCTCACATAAAAAGTACATCCAGCCAGGCACTGGCGGCTCAATCCTAGCTAGCTATGAGGCTGAGATCCACaagatcgtggttcaagaccaagcaaatagttcacaagaccccatctccaaaataaccagagcaaaatggactggagatgtggctcaagcggcagagtgcctgttttacaagtgtgaagccctgagttcaaacacccaccccaccaaaaaagagGGGGGGACACAAAGGAAGggacagaagaagaaaggaggaaacagGGAGAGCTGGGCACATGGCTCAGgggactgagttcaaactccagtgttgggtggaggggaatggaCAAGGGTTAGGGAATATAgtccagtggtacagtgcttgccccGTATGCATCACGAAGAAAATGAACAGTGCATAGGATCTTATAAGCTTGTCATCACTCAGAGacattagctattattattatcaagTTCCCAAAAGGGCACAGCAGCCCAGAAATCCAGCATAGCCAGACACCTAGTTTGTGTTCGATCTAAACAATTCAGTTTATATCAAAGGTGTGCTGAGCAGCCCTGTTACGTCCCTCTTCCTGCCTGGAGCCCTCCACTCACTCACCTGGGCTAGCTGGTCCTCAGCCAAGACTGTCCCTCGCTCCTTATACTTGGCCTGTCAGACAAAGACAACAGAAaagttttttggtattttttttttttaggaaggaCAGGGTGAGGGAATAGAATTGATGTTTCCATCTGTCGTCAAATATGGGACAGGGATACTGGTGGATGTGTGCATCCTGGCACTCCGATCCACTGGAAGCTGGAGAAACTCACTTCCCCGGCGCCGGAGAAGCCCGATTCTGCCGGGAGGCGATTTAAGGGAATTCTGTGCCTCGAGGGCCAGAGGCGGGCCGGCCGCTTCCCCTCACCTCGGCGAGCTTCTTCTTGGCGATGGCGCCGGCTCCCACCCCGCGGCGGTGCATTGCCGCCCTGGGTCCGCGGCCACTGGGCTGCCAGGACCCCAGGGCTCCGCGTCCGCGGCTCAGCCGCCGGCTCCCAACGCGGAAGCCCCGGCCGTGCGTCATCCACGTGCGCCGGAAGTCGTGTGCCCACTTCCTGTCGTGGAATCGAAGGTCTCCGGCAGCCCCGCCTTTCGCTGGTGGCCGTGCTCTGCTAAGCCCCGGCGACCAGGAAAGATGTGGGAAACTTCATGGGGTCCTATCCTAGCTGGAAGGCGTGGGGACGCGGGACTCTGCCGCCATTGTATTTCCTGGTGTCTCCAGCCAACGTTGGCGCCTCCTCCGGGAGCGCAGGTGCACCGCCTGGTGGTCGACCGAAACTCCTAGaccacctactatgtgccaggtgctgtgtTGGCCATGAAGGGTTCCATACTGAGCAACAGCCAGAATCCCTTCTGTTCTAGTTTATCTGTTGGGATCACATGTGGAGATTCTGCCTTGGGAGGGCCTTACAGTTTAAAGAACTTGAACTCCAAGCAGggagtcagtggctcacacctgtaatcctagcggtTGGAGACCAATCACAgcaaaaagcaagagcctatctcaataataaccaacacaaaacaggcctAGTGTAattattcaagtggtagagcgtttacctagtaagcaagaggccctgaattcaaacccccagaactgtcaggaaaataaaaaaaataataacttgaaCTCGACTCATTGCCTGGGTCCGTAGCACAGTTCTACTACATACGATTCGGTAGTTTAAGGCAGATTCCTTAATATCTTTGTATTTCACTATCCACGGTTGTGAAATACCTACTCATGAACATGAGTTTTGTGAGAAAATACGTAATAAAGCATTTAACACAATGCCCACAACAAAAATATCAGTCACGACCATTCTTACTCATCGTCTGGGGTGTAATCAGCCATCTGTGTGTTTAGACAGCTACATATGTGATTTTGAAAGTGCTATTGAGTCTTAACAAGAGGCAAATAGAAGACTTGAGACAAGATCTTACCATGTTGCAAAggaccctcctgcctcccaagtgcccaGCCATAGAGGACTTTGTCAGAAAGTAAtaagatcaatttttttttttttttgtgatactggggtttgaacttagggcttcagacttgctagacaggtgctctattgctgaAGTCGTGCTTCCAggccttttttgagacaggttgcAATTctaatcctcccacctcagcctcctgagttcctgAGTAGCTGACACTACAGGAATGGgtcaccacatctggctccaCAACCTCATTTTCTTACTACATCACCCCCAAACACAAAAATTTGTTCCCTCAAATACTTACTGACGCTATGTGGACACACCTGCTTCCTTCCTTATTCTGACTCACACTATGTAACACTTTATACACACACTGATCCTCTCACTCATACTCCTGACCTATTCATACCCTCAAATACTACACATCTGTCCTTAAGATACACACAGAGACTCTCAACAGTCACACTTGTAGCCTCACTTAAGCAGGTGTGTTCATCCTCTTATTCAGACACATTTGctctcttttataattttaaagtatgCAGACAAGCAATATGCTAGTTTCCTATTATCTATAGTGTAAATATTCTGTCTATGGTCAATTTCAAGTTACCAATGGTTTCACAACCTGTTCACAAAATATCtgataattttgtcttttttttaatttctggcaATATTGATTGAGGTTTGAACCTCAGTACCTAAAGCTTCCCAGGTaggtgctcttccatttgagccacacccccatcccatTCCTGATCATTTAACCATAGCTCTCTCTGGCGCTGTGCACCAACACATTGGTGAGCAATGTGTTggatgcttgagccactccaccagcccttttttgtgatgagttttttttttttcaagatagggtctcacgaactatttgctcaggctggcttcaaacctggatcctcctgatctctgcctcctgagtagctaggactataggcgtgagccactgctgcccgTCTAGGAAATGTAAACTTTTTTGACTCACTGATCACCCCCACCCCTAACATCCAAGACCCCAAAAATGCAGATCCAAACTTCTGAAGATAATCATTTCTGTTGTGGAGAATCACTCtaagcacgcacacacacacacacacacacacacacacacacacacaccctaattTCTAGCTTAGTGTGTTGTTACATACCTGTAGttccagttatttgggaggctgaaacaggaaaattgattgagcccaggagttcaggaccaacctgggcaacataatgAGATCCcagctcaaaaaataaataaggctagggatgaggctcagtggtagagcacttgccaaacaTGTGCAGGGTCCTGGGACGGGTGaagttaataaatgaacaaataaaatataccTTCTTAGTAAAGATGTACCCAAAATTGTGTGGTACAGACCTCAAGAGCCTCAGGAGTTGAGAGGTAAGGAGATCAGAGCTGCAAGAAACCTTAGAAGTCAACTGGAGTCCAGAGATCGCAAATTGGTAGCTCTCAAGAAGAATTCAGTTCTGATAAGAGCTTGGAGCTGGTATGTAGCTCATGGCAGAGACTTTGCCTAACATACTCAAGGCTGtgtgtttgatcctcagcaccacaaagtTTAGTTTGGTCAGCTGAATGTCTTTAGACCAGCgtgcttcttccattcctatAGTCTCCACTCTGCTGGTGGTCTTGCATTGCTCAGTAAATTAGTGGCCCAGCCCTTCAACCAATCTACCTTGCTACACCCTGATTCTAAATTAATGCCCTTGTTTTAAAAGATGGGCAAGCAGGCTTAGGTGTGAAAACCATAATAACCACAATTAATTTTATCTACTCTTACTCTGTGCAAAGCATTATCTGAATTCTCTGAATATTGATTTCAGCCCTATGAGGTaagtgctttttgtttgttctttttttttttgccagactgggatttgaactcaggacctacaccttgaaccactccaccagcccttttttgtgaagggttttttcaagatagggtctctcaaactattttgccagtgctggcttcaaactctgatcctcctgatctctgcctcctcagtagctaggattataggcaagagccaccaacAACTggatgtttgtttgttctgttttgtttgttggtattggggtttgaacttagggcctcatgcttctttttttttttttaacggtgctgggaatggaacccagagcctcctacATTATCATCTTTTTATAGAcagaaaattgaggctcagaaagaaaaataactgagcCTGAGACCTATGGAGTGACTGGAATTTGGTGTGCTTGAGTCTAGTCTGCTAAAATGTGACTAGATTAGGAAAAGACAGAAGTGTATTCCAGGTAGCAAACCCAGGCCTAGGGGGAAAAGTAGAGAGCCCTGCCCTTTGTGAGTGGAGGGTGGTGGGAGAGGGCTGCTGACTGCagtggggaaggggaggataaagggCTGGCCTTTTGTACAGCTGCCCACTTCCTTTTTTCCCACCCCACCACCAGGTCTGTGCTATCATCATCTGTCCTGAACTCCTGCAGGAGACTCAGAACTGGTCTTCCACTTTATCCAGGCTCAGCTCAATATAACCTCCATCTTCACAGTCATTGTTTCATAATGCAAATAGATCTTCTGGACTTGCCCCTGCCCTGCTTAGAATCCCTCAAGAACTTTAAGCTTTCACTGAGGGTCCAATCCAAAATCTTTAACATGGCCTGTgagcccctgcccctgcccagcTTCCCAGCCACTGTGTTGTTCAACCCATCGTTCATTTTGCTGTATAATAGTAACACTGGCTAATATTTATTAAGCCTTCCTCTCATTCTTTGACTATTTTTGTCATTCAAATCTCACTcatcttaaatgccattttctcaCCACAGTCCATCTAGAGAAGGCTTCTCCGTCCTTTCTCAGAGCTTCTTAGTCTTCCTTCGCGTAATTGAACACACCGTGTGGTTattaatgtgtttgtgtgtttaagGATTAAGGCCTGTTGGATTCAGTGGTGGTGTGTGCCCTGTcttcctcactactcaggaggctttggtaggaggatcacttggacttagagttcaaggccagcccagacaataGAGTGAGACACCTTCCcccaaaaggaggaaaaaataaagatcaaaataAAAGATTGTGTCAGTTGCTAGATTCCAAGCTCCTGGGGGAGATTTCTGCCATGCTGTATGCTCAGTGTTTAGCACAGTCTTTATTTGTTAAGTTTCCAGTGAGTGTTTGTATAATGAATAGACAAATTAACATCTGTTAATTCATCCGTCTTTTTCATGCAAGCCAATGCAGAAACCCATGAACATACCCTGTTAGTGCTCAGTTGACATTAGAATAAGTTTTTACAACAAGCACAATGACTTATTTCAGCTTAGACTTTATTGGTTTGATTTCTCTTGGAGACTCTGGAGTAGGGCGGAAGCAAGAGCTGAGTACGTGAGGGGCAGAGTCCAGTCCTCCTCTGGGCTTGGTCAGTCACTGAGACCTGGGAGAGTGGGGACAggagaggagggggtggaggggagggtcAATATCAACTTGGAGTTAGACCAGCAAGTTTATCCTGGCACCTAGCCATAATTAAACCACTCCTACCTCCAAATGACCCTTTTTATGATAAGTAATCAGAATAATTCACAAAGGTACACCTTCCAATGGAGATTTCCTCATCTCTCTTCTCCACAGGGCCAGTCACAGTCCCCTCTCCCTTCTTACTATCCCATAGGCACCTGTCCAGGTttcttccctccatccttccccaGCTCTTTGTATCAAAATCTGGATGTGGTTTGATTTTTGTGCTTCAGTGTCTACATAATGGGTAGGTGTCCTCTCTCACCATTAGGTACATGGATCTCTCCATAGTATTTAGTCCCTTGTCTGGGACAAAACACATAGACCAAAGGATTTCTTAGCTGGTGATCATTGGGACTGGCAGTGGCTATAGAGCAGGGCAAATGCCTACAACAATAGGGGTTTCCACCACTGGAAAGGTGCCGTGTTCCAAGGGTTTAGAGGGAAAGCTGAGAATAGGAGGAGCAGCTGAACTTGGGTGGGAGGACATGGGACACAAGAGTAGCATCTTGTCAGGCACGGCAcggatggttcacacctgtaatcctagccactccagagacagaggtcaggaggatctcggggcaaatagtttgcgagaccctatctcaaaaatatccaatgcaaaaaagggctgatggagtggcttacatggtagaacacctgcatagcaagtgtgaggccaggagttcaaaccccagtatcaccaaaagaaaaaaaaagcatgtcaCCTGAAGGAAGATGAGAATGAAATCCTGGTACTAAGGACACTGCTGAGTTTTTGTTACTCCTTTCATGTGGCCCTCAGCTCTTCACTTATACTATCTTATTTAAACCTTCCCACAAtcctatgactttttttttttcagtgctgggaattgaatccagggccctgtgcatgctagacaagagcGTTATCTCCAGCCTTCCATGAAATGGTTTAAATAGCtttgattttaatgaaaaaactGGAGTTCAGAAAGGATAAGTAATTTGCCAGTGTGCATTGAACCAAGATTTAAAAAAtggttggaggtgtagcttagtggtagagtgcttgactagcatgtacaaaaccctgggttcattcccagcaatacacacacacaaatctgcaTCCATGTGTGACCTGGATGATCAAACTTTTAACCACTGTGCAACACTCCAAAACCACCGTACTCCCTACCCCACCTGAGCGTGCAGAGCTCTGTCCGGTctaccatccaggctagcagctttTGAATCAGCAGCTCCATTAGCAGATCTTCATCACTAGGGCTCTTGGGCAGGGAGCTGCAAAGGAGACAGCCTGTAGGAACCTGTTTTAGTCTGGCCTCACCCGGAGAGAGCAAAAACAGTGCCTAGGACACCAAAGGACACGTGGATGGAGGAGGGAGCCACCATAGCCACTTCTTGGCAATCTCAGCTCTCAGAtcctcagcctttttttgttttttagtcctGCCCCACCCTCAGAGAGGGTAGATAATTTCAGAGGGCCGACCTTGGGAGAATCCCCTACTTTTCCAAACAGTCTTTCTGGGCTGGGAGGTGCAACTCAAAATAGTTAACCACCtaccataaggccctgagttcaaaccagagcaccgcaaaaaaacaaaacaaaacagaatccaAGCAACCTGAGCTTTGGCAGGGACAAGTGAGCCTCCTGTTTCCAAGGTCCCTCCTTCCTCGCCCTTCCTTGACTCAGTGAATCCATGTATACAGTAAGTCATGGATCCTAGAAGCACCTCCCAGGACCCTCCCAGCTTGGGCTGCCTTCCAGGAGTCTGTTCAATGGAGACCCCTCTTTGAACTCTAAGAGGAAGGGGATGCTTATCAAAGGTTCCGCCTTGCTCTGCAGTCTGGGAGAGGGAACAGTGAGGCAGGCTGGGCAGGAGgctctgctccctccctttccctgtgtgtgGGGGGTCTCACCTCTGCTGCTCCACTGCCTCCTCATTCCTTTGAGACTGTCCAGCCAGCTCCAGGGTTCGGGCCTCTCTCTGGGTGATGTTGTGTTTCCAGCTATTCAGAGAAAGATTCAAGAGTGGGTGGGCTGGGGGAGACTGAAGATGTTTCCTCATTCAGGGACACTTGAATTCTTCAGTCCTTCCACCCCAATGGTACCTCTTTCTACACTCAACCCCCTACTGCTTGCCTTCAGTGCCTCCACCAGTATTTGCTTTCCAGAATCTACCAGGCTGActgaacagcaagtgcaaagaatGAGACTTGCCATAATCAGGAAGAAGAACAAGGGCAGGTTGCCTCCAAAGTCTGAAGCTGCCACCACCAGTTGCGGAAAGCAGCCCTACCTTCATGCCCAGCTTCCTGGGGATCCTTTCTGGGCTTCCACACGTTTCTCTGACTCCTCCCATTAGGAGTAAAAGATAGAAGACTAGCCCCCATCTGCCCCCAGACACCACTGCTGCTCTAGTCAGGGTCTTGGCCAGGGTCTTCACATTTAACTCCCCCTCTTTGCCTAGTGAAAGGTACCCCTGGAGATGTATCACACGGCCCATGTAGCCACATATGGTATCCCAGTCTGAATGTAGGAGACCAGGGTGTATGAAATGGGGGGTTGGAGGAGATGACTCACtcattcttcttccccttctggGCCAGCAGCCAGTTCACAAAGTCCTGCTGGCGGATCTTGTCCATGGCAATACTGTAGTCACTGATGAAAGTCCCCTCTGCATACCTTGGGCCTCGAGGTTGGGAGCCTCCAAACTTAGCATGAGATCTGAAGGGTGATAGATTAAAAACCAGGTTGTCAGAGAAGGGACAGGGAAGAGGGAAATCACAATGCCAGGAGTAAATGATTGTCACTAACAGAAGGAAGAAATCTGAAATTGAGTAAGCTCAATTCTCAGGCTCCAGTTTTTATGGAGACCCCCCTGTTGTTAATAGGTCAACCCCCTGGGACTTTATCCTCAGCTCAAGAGCCTATTTCCTGCATCCtccatgagtgtgtgtgtgtgtgtgtgtgtctgtgtctgtgtgtctgtgtatctgtgtgtggcTCTGGATTCTGGGCAAAGAGGGATCAGGAAAGGATGGAATCACAGTCCCTTGCTTTTTTCCTCTTGCCCTGGCCCTTCCTGATTCAGCTCTTTTGGTTCACATTCAATCAAAATAATAGCTAactcagagctgggcatggtgaacACAGCCCTGTAATCCCaaacatgggaggctgaggcaggaggatcatgagctcaaggccagcttgggcaatatACTAAGACCATctcataacaacaacaacaacaacaacaacgaaCCAACAGAAACACACTTACTCTAACTCAGGTGTCCTATAAGCCTATTAATGCATAAATTAATCCACAACATCCCTATGAGATCGGTTTTATTTATATTACCCctcctttttcttacttttttttgtgctggggctCAACTCAGCATATGGGGCAAcatacccctgagctacaccccagttcTAATATCCccacttttttttgagggggtggtattggggtttgtactcagggcctcatttttactacttgagccactccacagctcttttttatgaaggtttttttcaagatagggactcacaaactatttgcccaggctggctttgaacctcaatcctccccatctctgcctcccgagtagctaggattataggtgtgaaccccATTTTTGtgaatgaggaaaccaaggtgcCACACAGCGATCCAGGAGTTGCCACAGGCAGTCTGGGCCCAGGTCTTTGTTCTTACCATACACATGTCTCTCCTTGTGTGTTTCTGATAACTGTGCCTCACAGTTACAACTTTGCATGTGCCAAATTTACATGGATCATCATTGCATCTGAGAAGGTCCAACCCTGCACCTGGGcaagtctctctctgtctctgaacACACAATCAGAGCCCCCCACTAACTTCACCCATCTTAGTATCTGCTTTTGCTCATGTACTCAGAGTGATCAACATGCCTATGTGGTTCTTTGCTGTGTCCTCTTGGGCCTGTGAGCTCCCTGAAAGCAGGAGGCATTTGTGAACCACCATTCACATGTATCCCCTGTGCCTGGTACCCAGGAGTCTTCCCTAAGATTTGAGGGAAGGTATTCATCAATGAGTGGTTACAACTTTCACTAGGAAGGAAGATGCTCCTATTTTCTTCAGACATTCAGCCATTGAGAAGTGCTTCCACAGATCTAATTACAGTTTCTCCTGCTGCAACAGTAGctcataataaatattttctggttCTGTTCTTACTTAGTGCTCAAGTGCTAGCTGGCTTTTCTCTCCACCTTTCCTCTTAGCCTGGAGCCCTCCCTTTCTCACCTTCTCCCCAAAATCAGCCCATCCTCCATCTCCCTGCCTTATACCACTCCTACCTGGATtgagcttcttcttcctctcccagcCCCACTGCCAGGAACAGGAGCACCAGCAGCAGAGAGCAGGTCTTTACAGCTACCATCTTCCAAAGGTTGTTTGCTAAGCTGAGAGAGAAAAGGGCCAGGATGAGGGGCAGTGCTGTGCCAACGTGTTAGCCAAGAGGTCATGGAATTCTGGGGCCTGGGCAGGCACTGCAAGCTGGGGAGGAACCGATTCTAAGAAGTTAGGATAGACAGGGGATGCTGGATATTAAATGTAGAGACTGGAAGGGACATGAAGCCTAACCAAGAGATGGACCCCCTGAGGAGAGTGATGGGGGAGAGGTCCAGGCAGAATAAAGCAGTGAAGACCTCTATGCACAACACCTCCTTTGCCTGGCTCCAGGGACCAGACGTGGTAGGTGTAGGGTTTGGCAAAATTCAGAGCAGCTAGCCTTCCTGCTTTTCAATTGGCTGTCACCTAAATCATTGTAACCCTCTTGCCTTAAATGAGAACCATACACAGAAGCAAGGAAACCaggaatggtggctcatgtctgtagtcccagcactcaggaggctgag is a window from the Castor canadensis chromosome 11, mCasCan1.hap1v2, whole genome shotgun sequence genome containing:
- the Gip gene encoding gastric inhibitory polypeptide; this translates as MVAVKTCSLLLVLLFLAVGLGEEEEAQSRSHAKFGGSQPRGPRYAEGTFISDYSIAMDKIRQQDFVNWLLAQKGKKNDWKHNITQREARTLELAGQSQRNEEAVEQQSSLPKSPSDEDLLMELLIQKLLAWMVDRTELCTLRSQ